The Kosmotoga arenicorallina S304 nucleotide sequence GCGTTAAAAATTATTTCAGCACGGCAATTTCTGGAGAATTGAAGCTTCATGAATGCTTCGAAAGCCCGGTATTCACAAAAAGCGGTGAAGAAAGATTCATTGTATGGCATAACACCTATCTAAAAGATACCAAAGGCGACATCATCGAAATATTGAGTTTCGGTGAAGACATAACAGATCGCAAAAAAATAGAGGAAAAGCTCTTATGGAATGAAGAAAAATTCCGGATTCTTATTGAATCCACGGGTGACCTTGTCTTCACACTGGACAGAAGCTATAAGATTACTGGTCTTTATGGAAAGTGGGAGGAGAAATTTGGTGTAAAACCTGTCGATTACTCCGGCAAAAGCGTATATGAACTCTTTTCCGAAAGTAACATATCACAGCTCGAGATCAACAAAAAATCTCTTGAAGGTGGTTCTCAGACATATGAATGGTCTATGCAACAAAGAGGAAAACGACTCTATTTTCAAACAAAATTGTATTCTCTTCTCGATTCAAAGAACGATATCGCTGGAATTGTGGGAATAACAAGAGATATCACAAAACTCGAAGAAGACCGCGACTTGCTCAGAATACGGGTGAAGTTTCATAGTTTTTTGCTGGAAACCCTCTCCAAAATCCTCCAGAGCAAATTCACGGAAAACCCCTTCAAAGAAATCTTGCAGAAATGCATCCAGATAATCCCGGAAGCGCAAGCTGGAAGTGTTTTGCTAAAAGAAAATGGAAATTACAAATGCGTAGCCACAGTTGGCTATAATTTAGAAGAATTAAGTCCCTTGCATTTTTCTCCTGATGAATTGATGCTACCTGAAACTGAGGAAGTCCTTGTTATTAAAGAACCCCAAAAATATATTTTACATAGCAAATGCTCAAAGGCCCTATTAAACCCAAAAGAGTTTGACAGAATAAAGGCAACGCTTTCTATACCAGTTGTAATCAACAAAGAAATCAAAGCATTATTCAACCTTGATACCACGGAATCCCCCGAAGCATTCGACAAAACAGCCGTTGAAATGTCTCAAATTTTGGGAAAAGCATTGAGCCTTTTACTGGAACGCCTTGAATTTGAAAAGACTCTAAAAGAACAGCAGAAAATGCTTGAGTTCAGCTCCACACACGACGCTTTGACCGGTCTCCCGAACAGAAGATTTTTGTTTGAACACGCATCGCAACAATTCGCTCTTGCAAAAAGGCATGGCAAGTTTTTAAGCGTGCTGTACATGGACCTGAACGGTTTCAAAATAATTAACGACACTTTCGGGCACGAAATTGGCGATATTTTGCTGAAAAGAGTTTCTTATCGTCTTAAAGATTCAATAAGAGAAAGTGATATCGTAGCAAGGCTTGGAGGAGATGAATTTGTATTTCTTTTGCCTGACACAGACGTTTCCGGAGCAACTGAAACCGTGAAAAGAGTGCTTGAAAATCTGGAAAAACCTTTTGAGATCTCAAACAAAGAGCTCAAAATCTCTGCAAGCTTTGGGATTGCCGTCTTCCCTAAAAATGGCAAAGATTTGAGAGAGCTTCTCCGCAAAGCTGATGAAGCAATGTATATAGCTAAAAAGAACAATGAAGCCATTTATATTTTTCAAGATAATTGAGTAAGCAAAACCCATTCTATGGGGGTGATTTAGGTGCGACTATTAGCGGTTGGAGTATGTGAAACCAACGGAAAAGTGCTTGCGATGAGAGAATTTGGCACGTTAAAGCTCCCTGCTGTAGAATTGAATTCTGAAAATCCCAGAGATGAGTTAGGAACATTTTTCCTCAGTTCCCTTGGTATAGAAGTTGAAATTGGCAAACTCTTTGGTGAAAAATACATAGAAAGCAGCAATGAATTGTTCCTATATTATCTGATTCCTCCACTGCCACAGCTGAAGGAAGCTAATGGAGTGGTATGGGTTAAAGCAACTGAAGAAAACTTAAAAAAGATTGATCCAGCAAAAACAGGAGAATCGCTGTCATCAAACTATGTAAAGGAAGCTATGAAATTGCTGGATATAATGGAAAGAACTATCAATAAATGCCCCTGGGGAGCAAAGCAGACTGTTGAAGATGCTCTGCGAGAACTTGTTTCTGAAATAGAGGAATTCAGGGCGGAACTCTTTTTGAAAGATCAGGTTAAAGCCTCCTTTGAAGCAGGTGATGTGGTTTACGATGCTCTTTTGCTAATCTGGCTTTTCGCACGCGATAGTAATATGTCTCCCGCAATTATTCTAAAAAAAGTCACCGAAAAGATTTCAAAAAGGAAACCCTGGCTATTTTCGGATGGGGGAATATCATTAGAGGAGGCCGAAAAGCTCTGGGAATACTACAAATCACTCGGAAATTAGTCTCAGGTTATATCCGAAAGATCGTAACATGATATATTCAAAAAGCGGTATAATTTGATTGTTATGCCATTCGTTAATAATGGGGGTTTGTATTGAAGCACATTTCATCATTTTCTAAAATGGGACTTAATTTCTTCCCAATGCGCTTTGACAATTCAGAGAAGGAGTCCTTTTATCGCAGCAGTTATGACAGGAAATCCTTTCATTTTCTTATTGTAGCCTTGCTTGTTAATATTGCTCTGTTTGTTTTGCTTTTGTTTTCAGAGAAAGATTACAGCCATGAGATCAGAAATTTTTTCTGGTTTGCAGATTTGGTCTTCATTGCACTTTTTGCTGTGATAATCTTTGTTTCTCTTGCATTTCGCTCTATTAGGAAATCGTTTTTTATGCGTTTCCCGGTTTTCATTGCAGCAATTACGGTAATTCTGTTGAAGGTATGGTATATCTCTAAAGACCCGGTATTGTTTCAGAACAAAGGACTTGAATATAGTTCCATGTTCTTTTTGATGATACTTCTTCTTTATTTGCTTTCGCGGCTGAGGTTTATCTGGAGTACAGTACTCGGGATATCCATGACCGCGATTTATCTCTGGTTACTTAACAACA carries:
- a CDS encoding PAS domain S-box protein encodes the protein MNTRNLWFVVGWGLFTYGTLLNLLEEFATIPSNIKAYFGLFLDLSSVAFIIPGFYNYLKEKKVKERRKRLLEEKCKVLFRSSSDAILIVRLNKIVDCNPKAMELFECGREQLLGKAIDTLSSVEQLEGLKQNGILKKLYLAYQGKPQFFQWRFLRCDGSKFTAEISMSKFSVDKEAFAQITIRDISEQEKTEKELAEERKKYSALFDNINDAIIIKNVKTGLLELNEKAIEMLGYSPEEVQKLGIDKIIFRNEPEDPKEKLELLIKKGHIPTCEKTLLKRDGTKIFAEIKISLVKNSNDEPLYIQSLIRDISDRKKALEAVKAEKDRARKVFDAAQNMMVIIDTKGVVRDINKKVCMILEYKREEIIGKNWFDSFIPEKTRDRVKNYFSTAISGELKLHECFESPVFTKSGEERFIVWHNTYLKDTKGDIIEILSFGEDITDRKKIEEKLLWNEEKFRILIESTGDLVFTLDRSYKITGLYGKWEEKFGVKPVDYSGKSVYELFSESNISQLEINKKSLEGGSQTYEWSMQQRGKRLYFQTKLYSLLDSKNDIAGIVGITRDITKLEEDRDLLRIRVKFHSFLLETLSKILQSKFTENPFKEILQKCIQIIPEAQAGSVLLKENGNYKCVATVGYNLEELSPLHFSPDELMLPETEEVLVIKEPQKYILHSKCSKALLNPKEFDRIKATLSIPVVINKEIKALFNLDTTESPEAFDKTAVEMSQILGKALSLLLERLEFEKTLKEQQKMLEFSSTHDALTGLPNRRFLFEHASQQFALAKRHGKFLSVLYMDLNGFKIINDTFGHEIGDILLKRVSYRLKDSIRESDIVARLGGDEFVFLLPDTDVSGATETVKRVLENLEKPFEISNKELKISASFGIAVFPKNGKDLRELLRKADEAMYIAKKNNEAIYIFQDN
- a CDS encoding MazG nucleotide pyrophosphohydrolase domain-containing protein, producing the protein MRLLAVGVCETNGKVLAMREFGTLKLPAVELNSENPRDELGTFFLSSLGIEVEIGKLFGEKYIESSNELFLYYLIPPLPQLKEANGVVWVKATEENLKKIDPAKTGESLSSNYVKEAMKLLDIMERTINKCPWGAKQTVEDALRELVSEIEEFRAELFLKDQVKASFEAGDVVYDALLLIWLFARDSNMSPAIILKKVTEKISKRKPWLFSDGGISLEEAEKLWEYYKSLGN